A window of Pyrus communis chromosome 3, drPyrComm1.1, whole genome shotgun sequence genomic DNA:
TATTACCTGTATACCTACATTTCACGTTTAAACCGTCCGTTTAAACAAGAGTAAGCAAttattataaaaacaaaactaagaTATTAGGCAAGTTTAATTGTCAAGGCCGCGTTTGTAGGAAGCAGCTATGGCCACACGGCAATTAAACCTCGCATTCACACTAGAAATCAAACCTTAATTAGCAATAATAATAAGCAATTAATTACTGATTAATTTGCTTTAAATCTAAGGCGTACAAAGTGGGAGGGTAGTAGGAGTGGAGTGCATCAACACGACCAGTGTGATGAGTCTTTGTTAGAGAATAATATCCATTAAGCTAAGCTAagctacaaaaagaaaaagacaaaaaaaaaaaaaaaggcaacatGTTACATATATGCATGTAGGCATGTAGCTACAAACATTTCATCTAGACATATCACatatttaatgtttatttttgaacaaacgaatATCAACATAAAGGGATAAGGAAGTATGCTAAGTCTTACAATAGGCTAGCCATaaaaatgtggttcaaattcgcctttggcgagaatcaaacataaTACTTCTCACGTACAAGTGGacaagaatatcactagatcgtagtactaagtgaccaCATATTTAATGTTTAATTGTCATATTTGCTCGATTAAGTTACCAATCACGTACTTCACTAGTATTTCTTCTAGGTCCTTGTCTTGTATGACAATATGACCCGTAGATCCTCTACAAGCAGATAGAAGGTTCCTATCAATTTCTTTTACAAGATGATACTCTAATCTGTATGAAAACTCAAATTTAGATGAAAAAACAGAGCACATTGCTACTGGCACCTGTAGATCCTCTACACAGGTTCCGATCAATTTCTTTTACAAGATAATATTTTAAGTTACTCTAATCTAtataaaaactcaaatttagaTAGAAAAAAACAGAGCACAATACGACTGGCAACTAAACTAAGTTCCAATCACTAAACTAGATTGgagaaatgaaattaaaaaggtAGAATACATGCTAATTATACAAAATTAGTCCATGTGAATTGATACTCacaataattaaatatgaaaataCTATGCAGCCACAAATGTCCTAATTAAGCCAGCAAAAGCTTTACAAcgaaatattaataaatattggACGTAGTAATATAGGGTTGCATATTTATCTGATGATGACCTCTCAACATGTGCAGTAAGTAATTAAAGGCATGAACCCACACGGTGTTGGCCTTTGGCTTCAATGGCTAAATACTCTGCCTGCGTCGTGCATGTTTGTTAATACATACTTACTTGGCTCACCACAATCACCGCCACCATCAAACCACCAGTGAGGCATACATGCATCATGCATGCCTGCCTGCCTGCTGTGCCTCCGCTGTCAAGCTGCATTTCTAACAGTAATACGTATCCCCCACCCCtccttaattaaaatattacaGAATCACTTGGtattataatttaataataatttttatcacctataaataagaagtttttatattcaattgaaataaaaaaacagattTAAATTACATTTCATTTTGATGTTTgatttgacaattattattacAGTAAAAAGGCAATTAGACTTTGATTTGacaattaattgaaaatatACTATTCCACATTCACATATGCCTACAAGATCTGGGGTGCCGTCAGATGTATAGTTATCGAGCTGTGCAAGATTAGGGAGAATATCTCAATATAGAGACAAATGTAAACTTAAGTTACTTTACAAATTTAGAACTCGTTTgaatatgtttttaaaataactgaaaatattttttatgaaaatatttttggaatcaaAACTTAgaaaaaatgtaagtaaattttgaaaaagcactGAAAGTGCTTCCTGGAATAAGCATATAACTGGTaatttttacataaaacacgtgtttttgaaatcaaaaaatattttctttaaaaccaCTTTCCGTCATTTTGAAAACATATTCAAACAAACCCTTATACATCCGATGATAGGTCAAAATACATACCGTAAAAACATTGttatgtagtttttttttattcttttttttttcatttctgaaACGTATGTAGCAAAAAGGAGCTTAATTACTCGactattttctattaaaatttgttttgggTATTCCATATGTACCCATAACAAATACAAagcaaaataaataagaaagatCACGtaacaaaaatgaaagaataaaaaaccCAAATCGAATTGAAGATaaacaatattaattaaataataaccAATTGGAGACACTACAACATTGTTCACAAACAATGAACGAATTGAATTGTCTGTACAGCATTCAACAACCCATCAAATGAAGaacaaatcaaatttaaaaattaaaaacatgcaGCTATCAGCTAGCTAGCTATACAGCGGAGCTTTGTAATTCACGTAAATCCAAATTAATCTCCACCCAACAACCACCGCGGCTTCTTTCCCACCATCGGGCTCTGCACCTCCTGCTCTCCGGAGAGTTGACTTTTCTTGTCCCCGCCGAACCCTGGCCAGAACTCCGGCAACGCCGGCATGTTTAGGTCAAATCCGCGCTGACTCTGATGACTTTGACTATGGCTGGAAGCCCCCGCACCGCCGCCTTCGGAAGTAGTGACAGCGCTCGTGGCCGCGCTGTCGCCGTCGTAGTGACAGCGCTTGTGGCCTCCCAGTGCCTGGCCGGTGGGGAAGGTCTTGTGGCAGATAGAGCACTCGTGGGTCCTACCGCTTGTTGTTGTCACGGCGGAAGCGGCGGCGATTTGCTGGTCGACCATGGCGGCGGCGGAAGAGTCGGACTTGCGGTGGCTGGCCTTGTGTCCGCCAAGAGCTTGGTAAGAGGAGAACCCCTTGTTGCAAACAGAGCACTTGTAAGAAAGGTCTCGGGACGGCGGCTGCGGCGGCAATTCAGAGCTATCAGTGGTGCCGCGGGCGAGCATGATGAGGCAGAGAGCGAGGTACTCCTCTTCGGTTGGCGGGTCTTCGCTGCGCGGCCGCTTAGAGCGCTTCCGTTTGGCCCATGGCTCTTTGGAGTGGATTTGGTGATTGCCGTGGCGACGATCCTCCACCTTTTCAAACGATGAAAAGGATGGAGAAGGAGTAGTGGTGGTACTCGCGGATTTCAAAGCCTCTAAGGCCATTTTTATCGTAATTTCTCGTGCGCGAAAACGCGGAAAATATGTGATCGATATGGTTGTCGAGATACAGAAAGACGGAGACTGCTTTCACTACTTTTTGGTGGTGGGGAGAGTGAGGAGGAGAGGTGGTGTATTTATACGTGGGATTTGGGGAAGAGTTGGTGAAAGGAGTGAAGTCGGTCAACTAAGGAAAAGGGTAGAAAGAGGGGAGGTGGAGTGGGAGTGGTGGGAGGGGAGGGAGGCGGTGGACCGAGCTTTTTGTTGGACTTGTTCCAAGTCAAAACATTTGTACGCCTGCTTGCTTTGCTTACTCTTTTCATCCACTAAACCAAAACAAATCTCACTACTTGCTCCTTGGGTCCTGGTCCGTGCACATCACGCTACCTCGAGCGGATTCCAACTTCTCTCTCTAATTACTTGTTATACTTGGTGATTACTATTAAATATTTACTAATTGCCAGCGGAAGGTGGAATCACAAGGCTCACAAGTTTGTCATTTTTTGAATTTACTGGGTTCCTTAGCGCGCTTTCGCCCTATATGCCTCATAGCCCGAAGATGAGTCACTGGTACTGACTAAGGTTCGCATCTATGGCCAATAAATAGGTTTGTTTTGACCTTCTTTTTAGGGTTTACAGTTTAGTTTAGGGAAAGATGGATAGGAATAGTGGGAAGGGAGTCCTCAATGTTGTCTTGATGATCCCTGTCATGGAGTATTAGATAAGGACTAGTTAGTTTCTCCAAAATCAGCATTGTGTCGTTGTGTTTAACGGGAAAGGAACTGGTTACTACCTTTTGATCAATACTTATAGCACACAATAAACAATTTTATCAGATTCTACATCATGGGTTGGGCACTtatcaaacaagaaaaagatTTCCACTTTTGGTGAGTCTGGTGACATAGACGTTATATATGGCAT
This region includes:
- the LOC137730326 gene encoding zinc finger protein ZAT10-like; the protein is MALEALKSASTTTTPSPSFSSFEKVEDRRHGNHQIHSKEPWAKRKRSKRPRSEDPPTEEEYLALCLIMLARGTTDSSELPPQPPSRDLSYKCSVCNKGFSSYQALGGHKASHRKSDSSAAAMVDQQIAAASAVTTTSGRTHECSICHKTFPTGQALGGHKRCHYDGDSAATSAVTTSEGGGAGASSHSQSHQSQRGFDLNMPALPEFWPGFGGDKKSQLSGEQEVQSPMVGKKPRWLLGGD